One Desulfarculaceae bacterium DNA window includes the following coding sequences:
- a CDS encoding ferritin, translated as MLDQKMEAAINGQINAEIYSAYLYMSMATWFDAQQLPGMSHWMRVQSQEEWTHVFKFYKYVNERGGRVTLSAIDGPPTEWDSPLAVFSAVAAHEAKVTGLINGLMDLAMEIKDHATVSFLKWFIDEQVEEESSAADMVGKMKHAADNPGTILMLDNELAARVFTPPIWLTI; from the coding sequence ATGCTCGACCAAAAAATGGAGGCCGCCATCAACGGCCAGATCAACGCTGAGATCTACTCGGCCTATCTGTACATGTCCATGGCCACCTGGTTCGACGCTCAGCAGCTGCCGGGCATGTCCCACTGGATGCGGGTGCAGTCCCAGGAGGAGTGGACCCACGTTTTCAAGTTCTACAAGTACGTGAACGAGCGCGGCGGCCGGGTGACCTTGAGCGCCATCGACGGCCCGCCCACCGAGTGGGACAGCCCCCTGGCCGTGTTCTCGGCCGTGGCCGCCCACGAGGCCAAGGTGACCGGCCTGATCAACGGGCTCATGGACCTGGCCATGGAGATCAAGGACCACGCCACGGTGAGCTTCTTGAAGTGGTTCATCGACGAGCAGGTGGAGGAGGAGTCCTCGGCCGCGGACATGGTGGGCAAGATGAAGCACGCGGCGGACAACCCCGGCACCATCCTCATGCTGGACAACGAGCTGGCCGCCCGGGTATTCACCCCGCCCATCTGGCTGACCATCTAG